A region of the Agromyces sp. CF514 genome:
CGTGCGGGCACCGGGCCGCCTACGAGTGCATCGCCGCCTTCTCGGCCACGGACTTCCGGCCCGACCTGGCCAAGATCGACGTGCCCACGCTCGTGATCCACGGCGACGACGACCAGATCGTGCCATTCGAGGTCGGCGGCGCGCGCTCGGCCGAGCTCGTCGACGGCGCCACCCTGCTCGTGTACGAGGGCGGCGCCCACGGCCTGCCCGACACCGCCCGCGACCGGCTGCACGCCGACCTGCTCGCCTTCATCGACTCCTGAGCGAGCGGATGCCGCGGCGGCCGCCCGCGGCATCCGTCCCGCTCCGCTCCCCGCACCCTCTCCGCCCGACCGCCTCACCGCCTCGAAAGGACACCGCTCATGACCGACGACATCACCCCCGACGCCCCCGACACGATCGTGCTCGTGCACGGCCTCTGGATGACCCCGCGCAGTTGGCGCGGCTGGAAGGAGCGCTTCGAGGCCAAGGGATTCACGGTGCTCACGCCCGCCTACCCGGGGTTCGAGATCGAGGTCGAGGCCCTGCGCGAGCAGCCCGACCTCATCGCGAAGCTCACCGTGCCCGAGACCGTCGACCACATCGCCGCCCAGATCGAGGCGCTGCCGAAGCCGCCGATCATCATCGGGCATTCCTTCGGCGGCACCCTCACCCAACTGCTGCTGGCCCGCGGGCTCGGCGCGGCCGGCGTCGTCGTCGATTCGGCGCCCACCGAGGGCGTGCGCATGACGCCGCTGTCGCAGGCGAAGTCGCTGTTCCCGGCGCTGAAGAACCCCGCGAACCTCCACCGCGCGGTCGCGTTCACGCCGGAGGAGTTCCACTACGCATTCGCGAACACGCTCTCGCGCGAGGACTCCGACGCCGTCTGGGAGGAGTTCGCGATCCCCGCCCCCGGCAACTGGATCTGGGCCTACGGGCTCATCGCGAACTTCAAGCCCGGCCACCAGGAGACGTGGGTCGACTACGCGAAGGACCGCGCGCCGCTCCTGTTCATCGGCGGCGAGAAGGACCACATCATGCCGCCGAGCGTGAACAAGTCGAACGCCAAGCACTACGCGAAGTCGCCCGCGCTCACCGAGTACGTGGAGTTCCCGGGCCGCTCGCACTGGATCTGCGCCGAGCCCGGCTGGGAGGAGGTCGCCGACCACGCCCTCGAATGGGCGCTCGCGAACGCCAGGTCGACCGTGGCGGCGAGCGCGTAGCGGCGAGCTCGCGCGGGCCGCTCAGGACTCCGGGCGGCCCACGCTTCCGGTCTCTGCGCCGGCGCTGCCGGCGACTGCGCCCGCGCCGCCGGACTCTCGACGAGCCTGCTCCTCACGCAGGAACGCGAGCAGCTCCTGGATCATCGCCGTCTGCTCGAGGTTGGTCTTGCGCAGTTCGGCGATGTCGGCCGCGGCCGCGACGTTCGTGTCGTAGTCGTGCTGCGCGAGGGCGGCCGAGAGCGCATCCTGCCGTTTCGCCGCGATGAGCAGGATCGCGCCCTGCAGGCCAGCGAGCATGCTCAGGAACAGGTTCAGCAGGATGAACGGGTAGACGTCCCACGCCACGCCGTCGATCGTGTTCAGGATCGCCCACACGACCATGAACACGATGAAGGTGGCGACGAACGCCCAACTGCCCATGCCGTTCCGAAGCGCGTCGGCGGCGCGTTCGCCGAACCGTCGACGTTGCTCGGCGAGGTCGTGCCAGTTGACGAGGGGGCGCGTCGTCGCGATCGACGTCGCATGTTCGCCGGCCTTCCGGCTCTGCTCCGCAAGGGCATCCGGGTTCGCGTTCGTTCGCTCCATGCCACGAGCGTAGGCGCGCCGCTCCGGCCATTGCCCTCACGCGCGCCGGCCGAGATGATGGGCCCACCGCAACCGGAGGGGATCCCATGACGCGAGGAACGGCACGCGCGGCGCTGATCGCGTACTTCATCGTCCTGATCCCGCTCGTCGCGCTCCTCTCCACCCTCGTCATCGCGAACCCCGAACAGACGGCCTACGTCTACGCCGTGATGTTCGCGCCCGCGGCGTCGGCGCTCCTGGCCTGGCCGATCTCGGGCGTGCGGCCGCGGTTCGGGCGGTTCGGGTGGCGGAGCCTCGTCCTCCCCGTCGGACTCATCGCGATCGTCGGCCTCGGGTACCTCCTCGGAGGCCTCGCCGGCATCCTTCAAGGAACGGGCGACGCGTCGCCCGACCCGGTGTCGCTCGCCATCGGCATCCCCACCTCGATCGCGCTCGCGCTCGGCGAGGAGCTCGGCTGGCGCGGGTACCTCCTGCCGCAGTTGCGTCGGGTGACGGGGTTCTGGGCGGCGAACGCCGTCGTCGCGGGGGTCTGGTTCCTGTTCCACCTGCCGATCATCCTGTGGGCGGCGTACGCGCCCACCGATCGGCCCCTTGTGGTCGCACTCCTCTGGTTCGCGGTGAACCTGGCGTTGTTCTCCTTCACGATCGGCGCACTCTGGGAGCTCACGCACGACGTCTGGATGCCTGCGATCGCGCACGGGCTGTGGAACGTGGTCGTCGCCGACCTGCTGCCGGGCGCGTTCGACGACAGCCCGTCGTGGCTGCTGGGCGAGTTCGGGTTCGTCCCGGTGCTCCCGCTCGTGGTCGCCCTGCTGCTCGCTCTCCTGCTCTCACGCGGTCGGCGGCCGGCGCGTCTCGACCTGCGCGCCGGAAGCTCGGCCGAGGGCTGATGCACCACGCGGTCGCCCGAACTGGGCATCGACGCGGCCGTGCAACGTGGCCTATCCTCGCGGCATGAGGCTGACGCGCATCGGCGGGCCGACCGTGCTCGTCGAACTCGACGGATGGCGCCTGCTCGTGGACCCGACGTTCGACCCCGCTGGCCGGCACTACTCGTTCGGCTGGGGCACCGGCTCGACCAAGACGGCCGGTCCGGCGATCGGCGTCGACGACCTCGGACCGATCGACGTCGCGCTCGTCAGCCACGACCATCACGACGACAACCTCGACGACGCCGGGCGTGCCATGCTGCCCTCCGCCGGCGCCGTGGTGACCACGGCGAGCGGTGCCGGGCGGCTCGCGCAGGGCGAGCCCGGTCGTCGGGTGCCGGCCGACCGGCTCCACGGACTCGTGGCGGGGCAGACGGTCACGCTGGCCGCGCCGCGCCCCGGCCTGCCGACGCTCGTGATCACCGCGACGCCGTGCCGGCACGGGCCGCCGCTGACGCACCCGATCGTCGGCGACGTCATCGGGTTCGCCGTGCGTCGCAAGGGCGAGGAGCAGGTCGCGCTGTGGATCACCGGCGACACCGTGCTCTTCGGGCCGCTTCGGCGGGTGGCCGAGGAGCTCTCGATCGACGTCATGCTCGCGAACGTGGGCGGCGTGCGGTTCGGGGTGACCGGCCCGTTGCGGTTCACCATGACCGGCCGCGACGTCGTCGACCTCGTCGGCATCGCGGCTCCGCGGGTCGCGACGTTCGCGCACTACGACGGCTGGTCGCACTTCGTCGACGGCGAGGCGGGCCTGCGCGACGCGATCGACGCGTCCGCGGCATCCGTGCACGACCGGGCCGTGTGGCTGGTCGACGGGGTCGCGGTCGAGGTCTGAGCTCCCAGGGTCTGAGCTCACCGGCGCCGGGAGTCGAGGCGAACCCCGCGAAACCTGCCCGACGCATGCGGGTGGGAGGATCGTCCGGTGCCTGAACTCGTGATCGCCCCCGGAGACCTCACCGACCCGCGCGTGCTGCGCCTGCTCGAAGACCACCTCGCCGACATGCACGCCACGTCGCCCGCCGAGAGCGTGCACGCGCTCGACGTCTCGGGCCTGGCCGACCCGTCGATCACGTTCTGGGCCGTCGCCGACGGCGACGACCTGCTCGGCTGCGTCGCGCTCAAGCAGCTCTCGCCCGAGCACGGCGAGCTCAAGTCGATGCGGACGGATGCCGCGGCGCGCGGCCGCGGCCTCGGTCGCCGCCTGCTCGAGCACGTGCTCGACGAGGCGCGTGCACGCGGCTACGCGCGCGTCAGCCTCGAGACGGGCACCGAGCCGTTCTTCG
Encoded here:
- a CDS encoding carboxylesterase; this translates as MTDDITPDAPDTIVLVHGLWMTPRSWRGWKERFEAKGFTVLTPAYPGFEIEVEALREQPDLIAKLTVPETVDHIAAQIEALPKPPIIIGHSFGGTLTQLLLARGLGAAGVVVDSAPTEGVRMTPLSQAKSLFPALKNPANLHRAVAFTPEEFHYAFANTLSREDSDAVWEEFAIPAPGNWIWAYGLIANFKPGHQETWVDYAKDRAPLLFIGGEKDHIMPPSVNKSNAKHYAKSPALTEYVEFPGRSHWICAEPGWEEVADHALEWALANARSTVAASA
- a CDS encoding DUF1003 domain-containing protein; its protein translation is MERTNANPDALAEQSRKAGEHATSIATTRPLVNWHDLAEQRRRFGERAADALRNGMGSWAFVATFIVFMVVWAILNTIDGVAWDVYPFILLNLFLSMLAGLQGAILLIAAKRQDALSAALAQHDYDTNVAAAADIAELRKTNLEQTAMIQELLAFLREEQARRESGGAGAVAGSAGAETGSVGRPES
- a CDS encoding MBL fold metallo-hydrolase; the protein is MRLTRIGGPTVLVELDGWRLLVDPTFDPAGRHYSFGWGTGSTKTAGPAIGVDDLGPIDVALVSHDHHDDNLDDAGRAMLPSAGAVVTTASGAGRLAQGEPGRRVPADRLHGLVAGQTVTLAAPRPGLPTLVITATPCRHGPPLTHPIVGDVIGFAVRRKGEEQVALWITGDTVLFGPLRRVAEELSIDVMLANVGGVRFGVTGPLRFTMTGRDVVDLVGIAAPRVATFAHYDGWSHFVDGEAGLRDAIDASAASVHDRAVWLVDGVAVEV
- a CDS encoding CPBP family intramembrane glutamic endopeptidase, yielding MTRGTARAALIAYFIVLIPLVALLSTLVIANPEQTAYVYAVMFAPAASALLAWPISGVRPRFGRFGWRSLVLPVGLIAIVGLGYLLGGLAGILQGTGDASPDPVSLAIGIPTSIALALGEELGWRGYLLPQLRRVTGFWAANAVVAGVWFLFHLPIILWAAYAPTDRPLVVALLWFAVNLALFSFTIGALWELTHDVWMPAIAHGLWNVVVADLLPGAFDDSPSWLLGEFGFVPVLPLVVALLLALLLSRGRRPARLDLRAGSSAEG
- a CDS encoding GNAT family N-acetyltransferase, with product MPELVIAPGDLTDPRVLRLLEDHLADMHATSPAESVHALDVSGLADPSITFWAVADGDDLLGCVALKQLSPEHGELKSMRTDAAARGRGLGRRLLEHVLDEARARGYARVSLETGTEPFFAPARALYEKAGFAECPPFGSYSLDPNSVYYTLELARRA